Genomic DNA from Streptomyces sp. GS7:
GGCGGCGGCCAGGACCTCGTCGGCGAGGTCCGCGAGTGTGAGCGGGCCGCCGTGATCCGTGGTGCCGCCCGAGCCCGAGTAGTCGGGCGCGACCACGGTGAAGCGGTCGGCGACCGCCTCGGTCAGCGGCAGCCACTGCTCGCGGGTGGCGGCGGTGCCGTGCACCAGCACCAGGCCGGGTCCGGTTCCGGTGCGGTCGTAGTCGACGAGGGCGTCGCCGCCGCTGATGCGTACGCGGGTGGTGGGCATGGGGTGATCTCCTGTGCGGGCGGGAGGTGTTCAGGCGGTGGTGCGGGCGGCGGGCGCCATCCCGTTGAGTGCGGTGCGCAGCGCGGCGTTGAAGGCGGCGGGGCGTTCCTGGTGCGGCATGTGGCCGGCGCCGGGGATGACCGAGACATCGGCGCCGGGTGTGAGCGCGGCACAGGTCCGGGGCACCTCCAGCGGGATCGCGGAGTCCAGCTCGCCGTGGAGGTAGTGGATCGGCACCTTCAGCCCGGGCAGGGTCGGGCGCGGGTCGTAGTCGCCGGCGGTGGCCTGGTGCTCGTCGATGTAGACGCCGGAGTCCAGGATCTGACGGACCGTCCAGTCGATGAGCGCGGGCGCGGTGCCCGGCGCGTACCACCCCGGCACCCAGCCGGCGACCGTACCGGCCCGGTCGCGGCGCAGATCGGCCACCAGCTGCGCCTGCTGCCGGGCCGAGGGCCAGTAACCCGGCGCACCCACCGGGACCACGCCGCCGATCAACTCCGGGCGTCGCACCCCCAGTTCGATGGCGAAGGCGCCGCCGACCGACGAGCCGACGACCACCGGACGCTCCAGCCGCAGTGCGCCGATCAGCACTACCAGGTCGCTGGCCACCCCGGCGATGGTGTTGCCGCGGGCCGGCCGGGCCGACCGCCCGCAGCCCCGCCAGTCCACGGTGACCACCCGGTGGTCACCGGCGAACTCGGGCAGCTGCGCGCCCCAGGTGCGCCCGCTGGTCCCCCAGCCGTGCACGAACAGCAGCGCCGGGCCGGTCCCCTCGTCCTCGTAGTGGAGCGTGGTGTCGTTGACGTCCAGACAGGGCATGCGCTTCCTCCCCTTCCTCTGCTTCCTCGCCTGCCGCAGGGCCTCGCCTGCGCCGATGCCTCCACCCAACCGCGATCGCGGTGTCCGACCAACGGGCGATCCGCGCCTACACTGATCGCGAGCAGTGATCGATGAGTGATCGACAGGGGGTCACGGCGATCGGGGGGCCATGGAGATCCGTCAGCTGCGCTACTTCCTCACCGTGGCGGAGGAACTGCACTTCGGCCGCGCCGCCGAGCGGCTGCACATCGTGCAGTCCGCGGTGAGCCAGCAACTCCGCCGGCTGGAGCGCGAACTGGGCACCGAGCTGTTCACCCGCTCCACCCGCACCGTCCGGCTCACCGAGGCCGGCAGCCGGCTGCTCCCGTACGCCAGGGAGATGCTCACCCTCCAGGCGCGCGCCCGGGAAGCCCTCGACGAGCTGCGCGCCGAACAGGCCGCGACGGTGCGTCTGGGCACCAGCTCCGGCCTCGGCGCGCGGCTGGACGCGGTACTCGCCGCCTTCGCCCGGCTCGCCGACCACGCCCAGCTGGAACTCGTCTCCGGCAGCACCGAGGAACGCCTCCGGCAGGTGCGCTCCGGTGAGCTGGACGCGACCCTGCTGCGCGGCGAACGGGACGATGCCGGGCTGGAGTTCCTGCCGCTGTGGCAGGACGCGCTGATGGCGGCGCTGCCCGCCCGCCACGAACTCGCCGCACACGAGACCGTCGAGCTGGCCCGGCTCGCCGGGCTGCCGCTGCGGCTGTCGCCGCACTCCCGCAACCCCGCCCTGCACGACCTGGTCATGCGCTCCTGCCGGCAGGCCGGCTACGAGCCCGTGGCGGGGCCGGAGTTCACCAACGCCCAGGACACCCTGGCCGCGATCGGGTACGGCAAGCCGTCCTGGACGGTGTTCTACGCCCCGCACGCCGTTCAACTGCCGGTGCCCGGCGTGGTGTTCCGCCCGCTGTGCGATCCCGTCCCCAGGATGCGGAGCTATCTCGCGGTACGGCCCGACCCGCCGGGGGCAGGACTGCGCGCGCTGATCGAGGCGTGCCACGCCGCCGCGGAGGCGGGCCCGGGGCAGCCGGGCTGAGCGGGCGCCCGCCTCCCTCAGCCGGCCCGCGACCGGGCATACAGGTGCTCGGGCCGCCCGGTGTCGCCGTACTTGAGGGTCAGCCGGATGCGGCCGGTGCGTTCCAGGTGCTTGAGGTAGCGCTGGGCGGTGGAGCGGCTGACCCCGGCGCGCTCGGCGACGTCCTGGGCGGAGAGCGGGAGCCCGGCCTCGTCCAGGATCCGGCGGATCAGGTCGACGGTCGCCGCGGAGTGGCCCTTGGGCAGCTCGGAGTGCGGGGACCCGGGGGTCCGCAGGGCCGCGAAGATCCGGTCCACCTGTTCCTGCCCGGCCTCGCCGTCACCGCTCACGCCCTCGACGGTGCGGCGCAGCGCGGCATAGCCGTCCAGTTTGGCGCGCAGCCCCGAGAACCCGAAGGGCTTGACCAGGTATTGCAGTGCGCCGTACCGCATCGCGGCCTGCACGGTGGCCACGTCGCGGGCCGCGGTCACCATGATCACGTCGGTGTGGTGGCCCAGCTGCCGCAGCCGCCGCACCAGGGCCAGACCCGTCTCGTCCGGCAAGTAGTGGTCGAGCAGCACCAGATCGACCGGGGTGCGCTCCAACGTGGCGAGCGCCTGGGCCGCCGTATGGGCCCGGCCGGCGACGCGGAAGCCGGGCACCTGGGTCACATACGCGGCATTGATCTCCGCGACGCGGAAGTCGTCGTCCACGACAAGGACATCGATCATGGTGACTCTCCTGTGGCGGTGAGCTGACGGGAGGCGGCAGGGGAGGGGGCGTGCTCCCGGGTGAGCCGCTCGGGCGCGAGCGCTTCGGGCAGCACGACGGTGAAGACCGCCCCGCCGCCCGCGCGGGCGGTCACCCGGGCCATCCCGCCGTAGCGCTCGGACAGTCGGCGCACCAGGGCGAGGCCGATGCCCCGGCCCCGGGAGGAGACGGTGGCGCTCTTCGTGGACCAGCCCTCGGCGAAGATCCGCTCGCGCCTGTCGGGCGGCACCCCGGGCCCGGTGTCGCTGACCCGCAGGACCGCGGTGGTGCCTTCGGGGCGCAGCTCCACCTCGATGAAGGGCTCGGCGCAGCGGCGCTCCGCGGTGGCGTCCAGCGCGTTGTCGATCAGATTGCCCAGGACGGTCACCAGGTCGCGCGGGTCGACCACCGCGTCGGGCAGCAGCGTCGCCGGGGAGATCCGCAGCGCCACACCGCGCTCGGCGGCGATCGCCGCCTTGCCGACCAGCAGCGCGGACAGCAACGGGTCGTGCACCCGCTCGGCGATCTGCTCCGCGGACGCCCGGTGCTCGCTGGCGACCTCCGCGACGAACTCCACCGCCGTGTCGTACCGCCCCAGTTCGAGCAGTCCGCGGAGCGTGTGCAACTGGTTGGCGTGCTCGTGGTCCTGGGCCCGCAGCGCGTCCAGCAGGCCCTGGGTGCTGTCCAGTTCCCGGCCCAGCAGCTCCAGTTCGGTGCGGTCGCGCAGGGTCACCACGGCCCCGCCGTCGCGGGTCGGCACGCGGTTGGCGACCAGCACCCGCCCGCCGCTGACGGCCAGCAGATCGCTGCCGTCCACCCGTCCCGCCAGGACGTCCGTGGTGCGCCCCGGCGGCAGCACCTCGTCCAGGGCGCGGCCCGCGGTGCCCGCGTCGAGCCCGAGCAGCCGTCCGGCCTCGTCGTTGACCAGCCGGATCCGGCCCTTCCGGTCGAAGGCGACCACGCCCTCCCGGATGCCGTGCAGCATCGCCTCGCGCTCGGCCAGCAGCGCGGAGATGTCGGCGGTGGCGACCCCGTGCGTACGGCGGCGCAGACTGCGGGCGACCCCCACCGCGGCCAGCACGCCGACCGCGAGCGCGACTCCCGCGTAGCGCAGCAGCCCGGGGATGGTGCCCAGCAGCAGCCCGTGCACGCTGTCGTAGGCGATCCCGACCGAGACCGCGCCGACGATCCGGCCGCCGGCGTCGCGCAGCGGCACCTTCGCGCGCGCCGAGCGGCCCAGCGTGCCGGTGTCGATCTGGCGGACCTCGCGGCCGGCCAGGGTCCGGCTGGGGTCGGTGGAGACGTGGTGGCCGATCTCGGCGGTGTTGGTGTGCGACCAGCGCACCCCGTGGGTGTCCATCACCACGACGTACAGCGCCCCGGTGGACCGGCGGATCCGTTCCGCGGTGGACTGCACCGGGCCGTGCGGCGCCGGTGCGGAGGCGACCAGGTTGCGGGCCAGTTCCGGGTCCGCGGCGGCGGTCTGGGCGATGGCCTGCGCCCGGCGCATCGCCTGGTCGTCCAGTACATGGCTGAACGGGGCGAGGAACAGGCCGGTGGCCAGCACCATCACCCCCGTCGTGATGGCCAGTTGCGTGATCAGGACCTGTGCGAAGACGCGACGGGGCCAGTGGATCCGCATGCGGTCCCCCTTGTCTCGGCGGCCCTGCGCAGCTTTGCGGAACCGACTCTTTCCGTTGATCTCCGATGAACGCAACGTAAGCCGCCGCGGCCCTGCTGCCCACCCTCTGTCGAACCTTTGTTGTTCTAGCGTGAGCAAAATGGGCACAACAGGGTTTGCGCGCAGAAAGACCGCTTGCGCCCACAAGGCTGCCGCAGCGGCCCGGCTCGCTCCTAGCCTCCCGCTCCATGAACAGCCACACGAGCCCCGCCATCGAGCTGCGGGGGGCGAGCAAGACCTTCCGCACCCCCTCGGGCGGACTGCACA
This window encodes:
- a CDS encoding alpha/beta fold hydrolase, whose amino-acid sequence is MPCLDVNDTTLHYEDEGTGPALLFVHGWGTSGRTWGAQLPEFAGDHRVVTVDWRGCGRSARPARGNTIAGVASDLVVLIGALRLERPVVVGSSVGGAFAIELGVRRPELIGGVVPVGAPGYWPSARQQAQLVADLRRDRAGTVAGWVPGWYAPGTAPALIDWTVRQILDSGVYIDEHQATAGDYDPRPTLPGLKVPIHYLHGELDSAIPLEVPRTCAALTPGADVSVIPGAGHMPHQERPAAFNAALRTALNGMAPAARTTA
- a CDS encoding response regulator; this encodes MIDVLVVDDDFRVAEINAAYVTQVPGFRVAGRAHTAAQALATLERTPVDLVLLDHYLPDETGLALVRRLRQLGHHTDVIMVTAARDVATVQAAMRYGALQYLVKPFGFSGLRAKLDGYAALRRTVEGVSGDGEAGQEQVDRIFAALRTPGSPHSELPKGHSAATVDLIRRILDEAGLPLSAQDVAERAGVSRSTAQRYLKHLERTGRIRLTLKYGDTGRPEHLYARSRAG
- a CDS encoding LysR family transcriptional regulator, coding for MEIRQLRYFLTVAEELHFGRAAERLHIVQSAVSQQLRRLERELGTELFTRSTRTVRLTEAGSRLLPYAREMLTLQARAREALDELRAEQAATVRLGTSSGLGARLDAVLAAFARLADHAQLELVSGSTEERLRQVRSGELDATLLRGERDDAGLEFLPLWQDALMAALPARHELAAHETVELARLAGLPLRLSPHSRNPALHDLVMRSCRQAGYEPVAGPEFTNAQDTLAAIGYGKPSWTVFYAPHAVQLPVPGVVFRPLCDPVPRMRSYLAVRPDPPGAGLRALIEACHAAAEAGPGQPG
- a CDS encoding sensor histidine kinase; amino-acid sequence: MRIHWPRRVFAQVLITQLAITTGVMVLATGLFLAPFSHVLDDQAMRRAQAIAQTAAADPELARNLVASAPAPHGPVQSTAERIRRSTGALYVVVMDTHGVRWSHTNTAEIGHHVSTDPSRTLAGREVRQIDTGTLGRSARAKVPLRDAGGRIVGAVSVGIAYDSVHGLLLGTIPGLLRYAGVALAVGVLAAVGVARSLRRRTHGVATADISALLAEREAMLHGIREGVVAFDRKGRIRLVNDEAGRLLGLDAGTAGRALDEVLPPGRTTDVLAGRVDGSDLLAVSGGRVLVANRVPTRDGGAVVTLRDRTELELLGRELDSTQGLLDALRAQDHEHANQLHTLRGLLELGRYDTAVEFVAEVASEHRASAEQIAERVHDPLLSALLVGKAAIAAERGVALRISPATLLPDAVVDPRDLVTVLGNLIDNALDATAERRCAEPFIEVELRPEGTTAVLRVSDTGPGVPPDRRERIFAEGWSTKSATVSSRGRGIGLALVRRLSERYGGMARVTARAGGGAVFTVVLPEALAPERLTREHAPSPAASRQLTATGESP